CTATTTCCCTCTGATTCAACCATTGCAATGATCTTCTGCGCTTTTTCAAAATGATCGAGCTCATGTGTTTGAATCCACCAAGTCGCCGCTTCCATCAGCAGTTGAGGATCGTCATTCTTGTTGGCGAAAAAGGCGTAAAAAGAGACACCAACGCCCTCGCCTTTTTGGGCAATCTTCTTATTACACACCGTGATGATTTTTTCTCTCAATGAATGACGCATGGACTTCCTTTCTATTAAATACAACGATACTCAATCCCCCCAAGCAACGATTCATTGCCGAGGTAGAGCCATCATAACGGCCACCACGAAACTTAACAGCCCAAGCGATGATCTCGCTCGCAAACTTGACAGTGATAGCAAAGCAGCGGTCTGAGGAAAGTGAAGCGTGATCGATTTTGGCGGTTTGCTTGGTCGTTTGGGTAGTTTCTAACGTAGTTTTGGACAGCTCCGTGTTAAGTACAGATTCTTTAGGATTAGTTTTTCTACCCTAAATAACGGGACTTGCCTCTATTGAGCATGATAGATTCACCAACACACTATGTCAGCTTAAGTGTCACTGGCTTGGCTCTGAGCTCAGAAATGCGGTAAAATAATAGGAGTTAAATTAATAGGCTGGTCAACATGAAAAAATCTGAAGCCGAAAACCAAACACAACTAGCTTCCCGTAAGTTCTCACCACAATTGAAAAATTTACAGGTCAGCATGTCTTATGAAGGGCTTAGCTTGAAG
This DNA window, taken from Thaumasiovibrio subtropicus, encodes the following:
- a CDS encoding DUF6500 family protein — encoded protein: MRHSLREKIITVCNKKIAQKGEGVGVSFYAFFANKNDDPQLLMEAATWWIQTHELDHFEKAQKIIAMVESEGNS